A genomic region of Streptomyces sp. R33 contains the following coding sequences:
- a CDS encoding class I SAM-dependent methyltransferase, translated as MSTTSLPSPDRAAELRTALLAAGFTADGLLDLLGAPAYAALARSETVPALRATRGRGDGPLASLVRLFLLQQPEPYVHAAEALPVEAALADGWLRREGDEVHATVDVRPYGGPDGEDWFIVSDLGCAVGGAGGIGSREEGVVLGVGGASTTLAGITVRTPVATALDLGTGSGIQALHAAQHATRVTATDVNPRALEFTRLTLALSGAQEAELLLGSLFAPVGEATYDLIVSNPPFVISPGARLTYRDGGMGGDDLCRTLVQDAGAHLNPGGYAQFLGNWQHVEGEDWHDRVRAWVPRGCDAWIVQRDVQDVTQYAELWLRDAGDHRTDPAEYASRYEDWLDEFEARKTKAVGFGWITLRRSDADEPSIVVEEWPHSVEQPLGDAVVAHFARQDYLRDHDDAALLEARFVLAEEVVQEQVGAPGAEDPEHVVLRQNRGMRRATKVDTVGAGFAGVCDGSLTAGRILDAIAHLVQEDPVVLRDRTPGSIRMLVEQGFLEPADS; from the coding sequence GTGAGTACCACCAGCCTTCCCTCGCCCGACCGCGCCGCCGAGCTCCGCACGGCCCTGCTCGCCGCCGGTTTCACCGCCGACGGCCTGCTCGACCTGCTCGGCGCCCCCGCCTACGCCGCACTGGCCCGCAGCGAGACGGTCCCCGCCCTGCGCGCCACCCGCGGCCGCGGCGACGGCCCGCTCGCGAGCCTGGTCCGGCTGTTCCTGCTACAGCAGCCGGAGCCGTACGTGCACGCCGCCGAGGCGCTGCCCGTCGAAGCCGCGCTGGCGGACGGCTGGCTGCGCCGGGAGGGCGACGAGGTGCACGCCACCGTCGACGTGCGCCCGTACGGCGGCCCCGACGGCGAGGACTGGTTCATCGTCTCCGACCTCGGCTGCGCCGTCGGCGGGGCCGGCGGGATCGGCAGCCGCGAGGAGGGTGTGGTCCTCGGCGTCGGCGGGGCCTCCACCACCCTGGCCGGGATCACCGTCCGCACCCCGGTCGCCACCGCCCTCGACCTCGGCACCGGATCCGGCATCCAGGCCCTGCACGCCGCTCAGCACGCCACCCGGGTCACCGCCACCGATGTCAACCCCCGGGCCCTGGAGTTCACCCGGCTGACCCTGGCGCTGTCCGGCGCCCAGGAGGCCGAGCTGCTCCTCGGGTCGCTGTTCGCTCCGGTCGGCGAGGCCACGTACGACCTGATCGTGTCGAATCCGCCGTTCGTGATCTCTCCCGGCGCCCGGCTGACGTACCGCGACGGCGGGATGGGCGGCGACGACCTGTGCCGCACCCTCGTCCAGGATGCCGGGGCGCACCTCAACCCCGGCGGGTACGCGCAGTTCCTCGGCAACTGGCAGCACGTGGAGGGCGAGGACTGGCACGACCGGGTCCGCGCCTGGGTGCCGCGCGGCTGCGACGCGTGGATCGTGCAGCGTGACGTGCAGGACGTCACGCAGTACGCGGAGCTGTGGCTGCGCGACGCGGGCGACCACCGCACCGACCCCGCCGAGTACGCGAGCCGGTACGAGGACTGGCTGGACGAGTTCGAGGCCCGCAAGACCAAGGCCGTCGGCTTCGGGTGGATCACGCTGCGCCGCAGCGATGCGGACGAGCCGTCGATCGTGGTCGAGGAGTGGCCGCACTCGGTGGAACAGCCGCTCGGCGACGCCGTGGTCGCCCATTTCGCGCGGCAGGACTACCTGCGGGACCACGACGACGCGGCCCTGCTGGAGGCCCGCTTCGTCCTGGCGGAGGAGGTCGTCCAGGAGCAGGTCGGCGCGCCCGGCGCAGAGGACCCGGAGCACGTGGTGCTGCGGCAGAACCGCGGGATGCGGCGCGCGACCAAGGTCGACACGGTCGGGGCGGGATTCGCCGGAGTGTGCGACGGCTCACTCACGGCGGGCCGGATCCTGGACGCGATCGCACACCTGGTGCAGGAGGATCCCGTCGTCCTGCGGGACCGGACTCCGGGGTCCATCCGGATGCTGGTCGAGCAGGGCTTCCTGGAGCCGGCCGACAGCTGA
- the topA gene encoding type I DNA topoisomerase, whose product MSPTSETAKGGRRLVIVESPAKAKTIKGYLGPGYVVEASVGHIRDLPNGAAEVPDKYTGEVRRLGVDVEHDFQPIYVVNADKKAQVRKLKELLAESDELFLATDEDREGEAIAWHLQEVLKPKVPVHRMVFHEITKDAIRDAVANPRELNQRMVDAQETRRILDRLYGYEVSPVLWKKVMPRLSAGRVQSVATRLVVERERERIAFRSAEYWDLTGTFSTGRAGDASDPSTLVARLNTVDGKRIAQGRDFGSNGQLKSEVLHLDEANARALAAALADTSFAVRSVESKPYRRSPYAPFRTTTLQQEASRKLGFGAKATMQVAQKLYENGFITYMRTDSTTLSDTAVSAARAQVTQLYGADYLPEKPRVYAGKVKNAQEAHEAIRPSGDRFRTPAETGLTGDQFRLYELIWKRTVASQMKDAVGNSVTVKIGGRASDGRDAEFTASGKTITFHGFMKAYVEGADDPNAELDDREKRLPQVAEGDALSAEEITADGHSTKPPARYTEASLVKELEEREIGRPSTYASIIGTILDRGYVFKKGTALVPSFLSFAVVNLLETHFGRLVDYDFTAKMEDDLDRIARGEAQSVPWLKRFYFGSEDASEVVPADGDHLGGLKELVTDLGAIDAREISSFPVGEGIVLRVGRYGPYVERGEKDAEGHQRADVPDDLAPDELTIGYAEELFAKPSGEFELGKDPVSGNEIVAKDGRYGPYVTEILPEGTPKTGKNAVKPRTASLFKSMSLDTVTLDDALKLMSLPRVVGADAEGVEITAQNGRYGPYLKKGTDSRSLETEDQLFSITLDEALAIYAQPKQRGRAAAKPPLKELGTDPVSEKPVVVKDGRFGPYVTDGETNATLRRDDDVETITPERGYELLAEKRAKGPAKKTAKKAPAKKATAKKATATKTAAAKKTTTAKKAVAKKAPAKKTATKKTAAATPAPSDD is encoded by the coding sequence TTGTCCCCGACTAGCGAGACCGCAAAGGGCGGCCGCCGACTCGTCATCGTCGAGTCCCCTGCCAAGGCGAAGACGATCAAGGGCTACCTCGGCCCGGGATACGTCGTCGAGGCGAGCGTCGGGCACATTCGCGACCTCCCGAACGGCGCCGCCGAGGTCCCCGACAAGTACACGGGCGAGGTCCGCCGCCTCGGTGTGGACGTCGAGCACGACTTCCAGCCGATCTACGTCGTCAACGCCGACAAGAAGGCCCAGGTCAGGAAGCTCAAGGAGCTGCTGGCCGAGTCCGACGAACTCTTCCTCGCCACCGATGAGGACCGCGAGGGCGAAGCCATCGCGTGGCACCTGCAGGAAGTCCTCAAGCCCAAGGTCCCCGTCCACCGGATGGTCTTCCACGAGATCACGAAGGACGCGATCCGCGACGCCGTCGCCAACCCGCGCGAGCTGAACCAGCGCATGGTCGACGCCCAGGAGACCCGCCGCATCCTCGACCGCCTGTACGGCTACGAGGTCTCGCCGGTCCTGTGGAAGAAGGTCATGCCGCGGCTGTCGGCCGGCCGTGTCCAGTCGGTCGCCACCCGTCTCGTCGTCGAGCGGGAGCGCGAGCGCATCGCCTTCCGCTCCGCCGAGTACTGGGACCTGACCGGAACGTTCTCCACCGGCCGTGCCGGTGACGCCTCCGACCCGTCGACCCTGGTCGCCCGCCTGAACACGGTGGACGGCAAGCGCATCGCGCAGGGCCGTGACTTCGGCTCGAACGGGCAGCTCAAGAGCGAGGTCCTGCACCTCGACGAGGCGAACGCCCGGGCGCTGGCCGCTGCGCTGGCGGACACCTCGTTCGCCGTCCGGTCGGTCGAGTCCAAGCCGTACCGCCGCTCCCCGTACGCCCCGTTCCGCACGACGACGCTGCAGCAGGAGGCCTCGCGCAAGCTCGGCTTCGGTGCGAAGGCGACGATGCAGGTGGCGCAGAAGCTGTACGAGAACGGCTTCATCACCTACATGCGTACGGACTCCACCACGCTCTCCGACACCGCGGTGTCGGCGGCGCGGGCGCAGGTCACGCAGCTCTACGGGGCCGACTACCTGCCGGAGAAGCCGCGCGTCTACGCCGGAAAGGTCAAGAACGCGCAGGAGGCGCACGAGGCGATCCGTCCCTCGGGTGATCGTTTCCGCACCCCGGCCGAGACGGGTCTGACCGGCGACCAGTTCCGCCTGTACGAGCTGATCTGGAAGCGGACCGTCGCCTCCCAGATGAAGGACGCGGTCGGCAACTCGGTCACCGTCAAGATCGGCGGCCGCGCGTCGGACGGCCGCGACGCCGAGTTCACCGCGTCCGGCAAGACGATCACCTTCCACGGGTTCATGAAGGCGTACGTCGAGGGCGCGGACGACCCGAACGCCGAGCTCGACGACCGCGAGAAGCGGCTCCCGCAGGTCGCGGAGGGCGACGCGCTGTCGGCCGAGGAGATCACGGCGGACGGCCACTCGACCAAACCGCCGGCCCGCTACACCGAGGCGTCGCTGGTCAAGGAGCTCGAGGAGCGGGAGATCGGCCGCCCGTCGACGTACGCGTCGATCATCGGCACGATCCTGGACCGCGGGTACGTCTTCAAGAAGGGCACGGCGCTCGTGCCGTCCTTCCTGTCGTTCGCCGTGGTCAACCTGCTGGAGACGCACTTCGGCCGGCTCGTCGACTACGACTTCACGGCCAAGATGGAGGACGACCTCGACCGCATCGCGCGGGGCGAGGCCCAGTCCGTGCCGTGGCTGAAGCGGTTCTACTTCGGTTCCGAGGACGCGTCGGAGGTCGTACCGGCCGACGGCGACCACCTCGGCGGCCTGAAGGAGCTCGTCACGGACCTCGGCGCGATCGACGCCCGGGAGATCTCCTCCTTCCCGGTCGGCGAGGGCATCGTGCTGCGCGTCGGCCGCTACGGGCCGTACGTGGAGCGGGGCGAGAAGGACGCGGAGGGCCACCAGCGGGCCGACGTGCCGGACGACCTGGCGCCGGACGAGCTGACGATCGGGTACGCGGAGGAGCTGTTCGCGAAGCCGAGCGGCGAGTTCGAGCTGGGCAAGGACCCGGTGAGCGGGAACGAGATCGTCGCGAAGGACGGCCGCTACGGGCCGTACGTGACGGAGATCCTGCCCGAGGGCACCCCGAAGACGGGCAAGAACGCGGTGAAGCCGCGGACGGCCTCGCTGTTCAAGTCGATGAGCCTGGACACGGTCACGCTGGACGACGCGCTGAAGCTGATGTCCCTGCCGCGTGTGGTGGGCGCGGACGCGGAGGGCGTGGAGATCACGGCCCAGAACGGCCGCTACGGCCCGTACCTGAAGAAGGGCACGGACTCGCGGTCGCTGGAGACCGAGGACCAGCTGTTCTCGATCACGCTGGACGAGGCGCTGGCGATCTACGCGCAGCCGAAGCAGCGCGGGCGGGCCGCGGCCAAGCCGCCGCTGAAGGAGCTGGGCACCGACCCGGTCAGCGAGAAGCCGGTGGTGGTCAAGGACGGCCGCTTCGGGCCGTACGTGACGGACGGCGAGACGAACGCGACGCTGCGGCGGGACGACGACGTCGAGACGATCACGCCGGAGCGGGGCTACGAGCTGCTCGCGGAGAAGCGGGCGAAGGGCCCGGCGAAGAAGACGGCGAAGAAGGCCCCGGCCAAGAAGGCCACGGCGAAGAAGGCCACGGCGACGAAGACGGCTGCGGCGAAGAAGACGACGACGGCGAAGAAGGCCGTCGCGAAGAAGGCCCCGGCCAAGAAGACGGCGACGAAGAAGACGGCCGCGGCCACCCCCGCCCCGTCGGACGACTAG
- the bldG gene encoding anti-sigma factor antagonist BldG yields the protein MDLSLSTRTVGDRTVVEVGGEIDVYTAPKLREQLVELVNDGSYHLVVDMERVDFLDSTGLGVLVGGLKRVRAHEGSLRLVCNQERILKIFRITGLTKVFPIHTTVEDAVAATD from the coding sequence GTGGACCTGTCCCTGTCGACTCGCACTGTCGGCGACCGCACGGTCGTGGAGGTCGGTGGCGAGATTGATGTGTATACCGCGCCCAAGCTGCGCGAGCAGTTGGTCGAGTTGGTGAACGACGGCAGCTACCACCTGGTTGTCGACATGGAGCGAGTGGACTTCCTCGACTCCACCGGGCTTGGTGTGCTCGTGGGAGGCCTCAAGCGTGTCCGTGCGCACGAGGGCTCGCTGCGACTGGTGTGCAACCAGGAGCGCATCCTGAAGATCTTCCGCATCACCGGTCTGACCAAGGTGTTCCCGATCCACACGACGGTGGAAGACGCCGTCGCCGCCACCGACTGA
- a CDS encoding ATP-binding protein yields the protein MAIVELRFSAQPEHVRTARLVAAAVARRAGVDEAVLDEVRLAVGEACSRAVGLHVSNGLTAPVRVILTEEEKLFSIEVGDEVPGPAGGPTGAVPGLDAALDPDTDTEDEMGLAVISGLVDDVEVTSGESGGTIRMSWPVSGASA from the coding sequence ATGGCCATCGTTGAACTGCGCTTCAGCGCCCAGCCCGAACACGTCCGGACGGCCCGCCTCGTCGCGGCCGCCGTGGCACGGCGGGCGGGCGTGGACGAAGCCGTGCTCGACGAGGTCCGCCTCGCCGTGGGCGAGGCCTGCTCGCGCGCCGTCGGTCTGCATGTCAGCAACGGGCTGACCGCGCCCGTCCGGGTGATCCTGACCGAGGAGGAGAAGCTGTTCTCCATCGAGGTCGGCGACGAGGTGCCCGGACCGGCCGGCGGCCCGACGGGGGCTGTGCCCGGCCTCGACGCCGCCCTGGACCCGGATACGGACACCGAGGACGAGATGGGTCTCGCGGTGATCAGCGGGCTCGTCGACGACGTCGAGGTGACGAGCGGTGAGTCGGGCGGGACCATCCGGATGAGCTGGCCGGTGTCGGGCGCATCCGCCTAG
- a CDS encoding DEAD/DEAH box helicase, with translation MAFNHLPAGAHDAFGPLSRTPVTHSLPMANTHRPGRPTAPEDPRPTPGTVLDRLSRGPSRAARITHTEHLPPRAGRHAVWPDRIRTDVVAAIQAAGIDHPWEHQAAVAEHALDGESVVVATGTASGKSLAYLAPVLSALADGAQAPNGRGATALYLAPTKALAADQWRAVRSLAAPLGNAVRPAVYDGDTPVEEREWVRQYANYVLTNPDMLHRGILPAHPRWSSFLRSLRYVVIDECHTYRGVFGSHVAQVLRRLRRLCARYGSDPVFLLASATASDPAAAASRLTGVPVTEVADDASPRGEVVFALWEPPLTDLRGEKGAPVRRTATAETADLLTDLVVQGVRTVAFVRSRRGAELISVIAQERLAEVDRSLPGRVAAYRGGYLPEERRALERALHSGELLGLAATTALELGVDVSGLDAVLITGYPGTRASLWQQAGRAGRSGQGALAVLIARDDPLDTYLVHHPEALFRQPVEATVLDPDNPYVLAPHLCAAAAELPLTEADLALFGPAAQELIPQLEAAKLLRRRATAWHWTRRERASDLTDIRGEGGRPVQIVEAATGRLLGTVDESAAHTAVHDGAVHLHQGRTYLVKHLDLDDSVALVEESSPPFSTTARDTTSISVLETETEIPWGPARLCFGSVEVTNQVVSYLRRKLITGEVLGESKLDLPPRTLRTRAVWWTVSEDQLDEARINPEILGGALHAAEHASIGLLPLFATCDRWDIGGVSVPLHPDTLLPTVFVYDGHPGGAGFAERAFHTARAWLTATRDAIAACECEAGCPSCIQSPKCGNGNDPLHKRGAIRLLTRLLAQAPPSEPPA, from the coding sequence ATGGCATTCAATCACTTACCGGCAGGCGCGCACGACGCCTTCGGACCATTGTCCCGCACGCCGGTGACACACTCGCTTCCAATGGCCAATACTCACCGTCCCGGTCGGCCCACGGCACCCGAGGACCCACGACCCACCCCCGGCACGGTCCTGGACCGCCTTTCACGGGGGCCTTCTCGAGCTGCGCGCATCACCCATACGGAGCACTTGCCCCCTCGGGCGGGTCGTCATGCAGTGTGGCCCGACCGCATCCGAACGGATGTCGTAGCCGCAATTCAGGCCGCCGGGATCGACCATCCGTGGGAACACCAGGCCGCGGTGGCCGAGCACGCCCTGGACGGCGAGTCGGTGGTCGTCGCCACCGGAACCGCCTCGGGCAAGTCGCTGGCCTACCTCGCGCCCGTGCTCTCCGCCCTGGCGGACGGCGCGCAAGCGCCGAACGGGCGCGGTGCGACCGCCCTCTACCTGGCCCCGACCAAGGCTCTGGCAGCCGACCAGTGGCGCGCCGTACGGTCGCTGGCCGCGCCCCTGGGCAACGCCGTCCGGCCCGCGGTCTACGACGGCGACACGCCGGTAGAAGAACGCGAATGGGTGCGCCAGTACGCGAACTACGTGCTCACCAACCCCGACATGCTCCACCGGGGGATCCTGCCCGCCCATCCCCGCTGGTCGTCCTTCCTGCGCTCCCTGCGCTACGTGGTCATCGACGAGTGCCACACCTACCGGGGCGTATTCGGCTCGCACGTCGCCCAGGTGCTGCGCCGGCTGCGGCGGCTGTGCGCCCGCTACGGCTCCGATCCGGTCTTCCTGCTGGCCTCCGCCACCGCGAGCGACCCGGCGGCCGCGGCGTCCCGGCTGACCGGCGTCCCGGTCACCGAGGTCGCCGACGACGCCTCCCCGCGCGGCGAGGTGGTCTTCGCCCTGTGGGAGCCGCCGCTGACCGATCTGCGGGGCGAGAAGGGCGCCCCGGTACGCCGCACCGCCACGGCCGAGACCGCCGACCTGCTGACCGATCTGGTCGTCCAGGGGGTCCGTACGGTCGCCTTCGTCCGCTCCCGGCGCGGCGCGGAGCTGATCTCGGTGATCGCCCAGGAGCGGCTCGCCGAGGTGGACCGGTCGCTGCCCGGGCGTGTCGCGGCCTACCGGGGCGGCTACCTGCCCGAGGAGCGACGGGCCCTGGAGCGCGCCCTGCACTCCGGCGAGCTGCTGGGCCTGGCCGCCACCACGGCCCTGGAGCTGGGCGTGGACGTCTCGGGCCTGGACGCCGTCCTGATCACCGGGTACCCGGGCACCCGGGCCTCCCTGTGGCAGCAGGCGGGCCGCGCCGGGCGCTCGGGCCAGGGGGCCCTGGCCGTGCTGATCGCCCGGGACGACCCCCTCGACACGTACCTGGTCCACCATCCGGAGGCCTTGTTCCGCCAACCGGTGGAGGCCACGGTCCTCGACCCGGACAACCCGTACGTCCTGGCCCCGCACCTGTGCGCGGCCGCCGCCGAGCTCCCGCTGACGGAGGCGGACCTCGCCCTGTTCGGCCCGGCGGCCCAGGAGCTGATCCCGCAGCTGGAGGCGGCGAAGCTGCTGCGCCGGAGGGCCACGGCCTGGCACTGGACCCGCCGGGAGCGGGCCTCGGACCTGACCGACATCCGGGGCGAGGGCGGCCGCCCGGTGCAGATCGTCGAGGCGGCCACCGGGCGCCTCCTGGGCACCGTCGACGAGTCGGCCGCCCACACCGCCGTCCACGACGGGGCCGTCCACCTCCACCAGGGCCGCACCTATCTGGTGAAGCACCTGGACCTGGACGATTCGGTCGCGCTGGTCGAGGAGTCCAGCCCGCCCTTCTCGACCACCGCCCGCGACACCACCTCCATCTCCGTCCTGGAGACCGAGACCGAGATCCCCTGGGGCCCGGCCCGGCTCTGCTTCGGCTCGGTCGAGGTGACCAACCAGGTCGTCTCGTACCTGCGCCGCAAACTGATCACCGGCGAGGTGCTGGGCGAGTCGAAGCTGGACCTGCCGCCCCGCACCCTGCGCACCCGGGCCGTGTGGTGGACCGTGAGCGAGGACCAGCTCGACGAGGCCCGGATCAACCCGGAGATCCTCGGCGGCGCCCTGCACGCCGCCGAGCACGCCTCCATCGGCCTGCTGCCGCTGTTCGCCACCTGCGACCGCTGGGACATCGGCGGGGTCTCCGTCCCGCTGCATCCCGACACCCTCCTCCCGACCGTGTTCGTCTACGACGGCCACCCCGGCGGCGCCGGTTTCGCGGAGCGCGCCTTCCACACGGCCCGCGCCTGGCTGACGGCGACCCGCGATGCGATCGCTGCCTGCGAATGCGAGGCGGGCTGCCCCTCGTGCATCCAGTCCCCCAAGTGCGGCAACGGCAACGACCCCCTCCACAAACGCGGCGCGATCCGCCTGCTCACCCGCCTCCTCGCACAGGCCCCGCCCTCTGAACCCCCCGCCTAG
- a CDS encoding sodium-translocating pyrophosphatase has product MTGLFTPNAPVGNSDLAAAVLTDDNRLIVMVIAAVALAALVVAQILVRQVLAADEGTDSMKKIAAAVQEGANAYLGRQLRTLGIFAVVVFFLLFLLPADDWTQRAGRSAFFLVGAIFSAATGYIGMRLAVRANVRVAAAAREATPAEGEPAKDLTDVAHKAMRIAFRTGGVVGMFTVGLGLLGASCVVLVYAADAPKVLEGFGLGAALIAMFMRVGGGIFTKAADVGADLVGKVEQGIPEDDPRNAATIADNVGDNVGDCAGMAADLFESYAVTLVAALILGKAAFGDLGLAFPLIVPAIGVITAMIGIFAVSPRRADRSGMTAINRGFFISAVISLVLVAIAVFVYLPASYKDLVGVEDAAITNHSGDPRILALVAVAIGIVLAALIQQLTGYFTETNRRPVRDIGKSSLTGAATVVLAGISVGLESAVYTALLIGLGVYGAFLLGGTSIMLALFAVALAGTGLLTTVGVIVAMDTFGPVSDNAQGIAEMSGDVEGAGAQVLTDLDAVGNTTKAITKGIAIATAVLAAAALFGSYNDAIAGAIKEVGAKAGEMNLSLDIAQPNNLVGLILGAAVVFLFSGLAINAVSRSAGAVVYEVRRQFREHPGIMDYTEKPEYGRVVDICTKDALRELATPGLLAVLTPIAVGFSLGVGALGSFLAGAIGTGTLMAVFLANSGGAWDNAKKLVEDGHHGGKGSEAHAATVIGDTVGDPFKDTAGPAINPLLKVMNLVALLIAPAVVQFSYGADASATVRAIVAVIAIAVIIGAVYISKRRGIAVGDEGDGSEPAERVAQQADPAVVS; this is encoded by the coding sequence ATGACGGGGCTCTTCACCCCCAACGCGCCGGTCGGAAACTCCGATCTGGCAGCCGCAGTACTCACCGATGACAATCGGCTCATCGTGATGGTGATCGCGGCCGTGGCACTTGCCGCACTCGTCGTCGCGCAGATCCTGGTCCGCCAGGTGCTCGCCGCGGACGAGGGCACCGACAGCATGAAGAAAATCGCCGCAGCCGTCCAGGAAGGCGCCAACGCCTACCTCGGCCGGCAGCTGCGCACCCTCGGGATCTTCGCGGTCGTCGTGTTCTTCCTGCTCTTCCTGCTGCCCGCCGACGACTGGACCCAGCGGGCGGGACGTTCCGCCTTCTTCCTCGTGGGCGCCATCTTCTCGGCGGCCACCGGCTACATCGGCATGCGGCTGGCGGTCCGCGCCAACGTCCGCGTCGCCGCCGCCGCACGCGAGGCCACCCCCGCCGAGGGCGAGCCCGCCAAGGACCTCACCGACGTCGCCCACAAGGCCATGCGGATCGCCTTCCGCACCGGCGGCGTCGTCGGCATGTTCACCGTCGGCCTCGGCCTCCTCGGCGCCTCCTGCGTCGTCCTGGTCTACGCCGCCGACGCCCCCAAGGTCCTGGAGGGCTTCGGCCTCGGCGCCGCCCTGATCGCGATGTTCATGCGCGTCGGCGGCGGCATCTTCACCAAGGCCGCCGACGTCGGCGCCGACCTGGTCGGCAAGGTCGAGCAGGGCATTCCGGAGGACGACCCGCGCAATGCCGCGACCATCGCCGACAATGTGGGCGACAACGTCGGCGACTGCGCCGGTATGGCGGCCGACCTGTTCGAGTCGTACGCCGTCACCCTCGTGGCCGCGCTCATCCTCGGCAAGGCCGCCTTCGGCGACCTGGGCCTGGCCTTCCCGCTGATCGTCCCCGCCATCGGCGTCATCACCGCCATGATCGGCATCTTCGCGGTCTCCCCGCGCCGCGCCGACCGCAGCGGAATGACCGCCATCAACCGCGGCTTCTTCATCTCCGCGGTGATCTCGCTGGTGCTGGTCGCGATCGCCGTCTTCGTGTACCTGCCGGCGAGCTACAAGGACCTGGTCGGCGTCGAGGACGCCGCGATCACCAACCACTCCGGCGACCCGCGCATCCTGGCCCTCGTCGCCGTCGCCATCGGCATCGTGCTCGCGGCCCTGATCCAGCAGCTGACCGGGTACTTCACCGAGACCAACCGCCGTCCCGTCCGGGACATCGGCAAGTCCTCCCTGACCGGCGCGGCCACCGTCGTCCTCGCCGGCATCTCCGTCGGCCTGGAGTCCGCCGTCTACACGGCGCTGCTCATCGGCCTCGGCGTGTACGGGGCGTTCCTGCTCGGCGGCACGTCGATCATGCTGGCGCTCTTCGCGGTGGCCCTGGCCGGCACCGGCCTGCTCACCACCGTCGGCGTCATCGTCGCCATGGACACCTTCGGGCCCGTCTCCGACAACGCCCAGGGCATCGCCGAGATGTCCGGCGACGTCGAGGGCGCCGGTGCGCAGGTCCTGACCGACCTGGACGCGGTGGGCAACACCACCAAGGCCATCACCAAGGGCATCGCGATCGCCACCGCCGTGCTCGCCGCGGCCGCGCTGTTCGGCTCGTACAACGACGCGATCGCGGGCGCGATCAAGGAGGTCGGCGCCAAGGCCGGGGAGATGAACCTCAGCCTGGACATCGCCCAGCCCAACAACCTGGTCGGGCTGATCCTGGGCGCGGCCGTCGTGTTCCTGTTCTCGGGCCTGGCCATCAACGCCGTCTCCCGCTCCGCGGGCGCCGTCGTCTACGAGGTGCGCCGCCAGTTCCGCGAGCACCCCGGGATCATGGACTACACCGAGAAGCCCGAGTACGGGCGCGTCGTGGACATCTGCACCAAGGACGCGCTGCGCGAACTCGCCACGCCCGGCCTGCTCGCCGTCCTGACCCCGATCGCCGTCGGGTTCTCGCTCGGCGTCGGCGCGCTCGGTTCGTTCCTCGCGGGTGCCATCGGCACCGGCACCCTGATGGCGGTCTTCCTCGCCAACTCCGGTGGCGCGTGGGACAACGCCAAGAAGCTCGTCGAGGACGGCCACCACGGCGGCAAGGGCAGCGAGGCCCACGCCGCGACCGTCATCGGCGACACCGTCGGCGACCCCTTCAAGGACACCGCGGGTCCCGCGATCAACCCGCTGCTCAAGGTGATGAACCTGGTGGCGCTGCTGATCGCCCCGGCGGTCGTGCAGTTCAGCTACGGCGCCGACGCGAGCGCGACCGTGCGCGCGATCGTCGCCGTCATCGCCATCGCCGTCATCATCGGCGCGGTGTACATCTCCAAGCGCCGCGGCATCGCCGTGGGCGACGAGGGCGACGGCTCCGAGCCCGCCGAGCGGGTGGCCCAGCAGGCCGATCCCGCGGTGGTTTCCTGA
- a CDS encoding Rv3654c family TadE-like protein has product MSRDRGSATVWAALAATVLGAVFGGVLLLGQAVVARHRAAAAADLAALAAAATWAHGPEAACAAARRVAGAQSAAVTACTLQGEVAEVTARPATGPFDPTISARAGPPLPGAEPGPAVVRAPAGLAGPAPPGIREAGGRPAPPPPGGGPGPD; this is encoded by the coding sequence ATGAGCCGGGACCGGGGTTCCGCGACGGTGTGGGCGGCCCTGGCGGCAACGGTGCTGGGGGCGGTGTTCGGCGGTGTGCTGCTGCTCGGCCAGGCCGTCGTCGCCCGCCACCGCGCGGCGGCGGCCGCCGATCTGGCCGCCCTCGCGGCGGCGGCGACCTGGGCCCACGGTCCGGAGGCCGCCTGCGCCGCGGCCCGCCGGGTCGCCGGGGCCCAGAGTGCGGCCGTGACCGCCTGCACCCTCCAGGGCGAGGTGGCCGAGGTGACGGCCCGCCCCGCAACGGGCCCGTTCGACCCGACGATCAGCGCCCGAGCGGGACCGCCCCTGCCCGGCGCCGAGCCGGGACCGGCTGTCGTACGAGCCCCGGCAGGCCTCGCCGGGCCTGCGCCGCCCGGGATTCGGGAGGCCGGGGGCCGGCCCGCCCCACCGCCCCCGGGAGGCGGTCCGGGGCCGGACTAG
- a CDS encoding TadE family type IV pilus minor pilin, with protein MCRSEETRGSPGDRGYVTAEAALVIPALVLFAALLVWALMAAAAQIRCVDAARAGARAAARSEPPGVAVAAARAAAPPGAEVGVEREGDLWRVRVAAPAPGPGGLPVRLGAQAVALAEDSAGPPP; from the coding sequence ATGTGCCGTTCTGAGGAAACACGAGGGAGCCCGGGCGACCGGGGATATGTGACGGCGGAGGCCGCCCTGGTGATCCCCGCGCTGGTGCTGTTCGCGGCCCTGCTCGTGTGGGCGCTGATGGCGGCGGCCGCGCAGATCCGGTGCGTGGACGCGGCCCGGGCCGGAGCCCGGGCGGCGGCCCGTTCGGAGCCGCCGGGCGTGGCGGTGGCGGCGGCCCGGGCGGCCGCCCCGCCGGGGGCGGAGGTCGGGGTGGAGCGCGAGGGGGACCTGTGGAGGGTCCGTGTCGCGGCGCCGGCGCCGGGCCCGGGCGGGCTGCCGGTGCGGCTCGGGGCGCAGGCGGTGGCGCTGGCCGAGGACAGCGCGGGGCCGCCGCCATGA